TTATCCTGGGTCGATAGTGAAATTGTAGAAGACTGAAGATGACTATTTCTTGTATCCATTTGTTGCTCTTAATACGTCCATCAAGGGTTGGGAGCATTGTAGGCCAGTTGTAGTAGTCGATGGAACCTTTTTGAAGTCTCCATATAGGGGAATCATGGTAACAACTAGCACAATGGATGTAACAGGTAATGTAGATTAatggtaaaaatattataataaagaTGTTTCTGAGactgtattttttatattttcaagttctGTTGCtgaaattgaatttctttttgctACCTATGTGATAAGTAGCATATTACCACTAGCATACGCCGTTGTTGATTCAGAAAATGACGCATCATGGAGGTGGTTTTTTGAGAAATTCAAATATGCATATGGTGAAAAACCAAATATATGTGTAGTTTCAGACCGAAATGAGAGTATATTGAAGGCAACATCTACTGTTTATACCGGCATGCCACATTATActtgcatgtggcatatttggaTAAATATAAGGTCAAAGATCAAGAAGGCTCATCTAAAGTTAAGCGAATTGTACTTTGCCATGGCACAATCATACACgcttgatgaatttaatgaaagaatGTCAACAATTGAAGAGATCGACACACATGTTAAAGCATTCCTATACGATATTGACTATCACAGATGGTCTCGGGTATATGCTACGGTGAACAGAACATGGACGATGGCATCAAACTTTTCAGAGTCCTTGAATGCAGTAACCAAAGATGCAAGAGAGCTTCCCATAGTTGAACTATTAGAGTGCATGAGGACTCTTCTTG
This DNA window, taken from Nicotiana tabacum cultivar K326 chromosome 15, ASM71507v2, whole genome shotgun sequence, encodes the following:
- the LOC107808099 gene encoding uncharacterized protein LOC107808099; translation: MVVGSMMMPKYADPKTIYTPKDMLSEHGVNLTYMQAWRAKEKALEFLRGHPADSYSHLPIYFSVAEIEFLFATYVISSILPLAYAVVDSENDASWRWFFEKFKYAYGEKPNICVVSDRNESILKATSTVYTGMPHYTCMWHIWINIRSKIKKAHLKLSELYFAMAQSYTLDEFNERMSTIEEIDTHVKAFLYDIDYHRWSRVYATVNRTWTMASNFSESLNAVTKDARELPIVELLECMRTLLESWTNEKLLNAKGSSHTLGKNTTKSWRTTGHYRRR